The segment GTCTGCAATTGATGTTGTCAAATCAAAATAGGACATTAGATTCTGCCTTATCACGATTTCAATCAGCTGCTGATCTGATATCCCAAAATTTAATTTATCTAAAAGATAAAGTATTATTAACTTTTCAACTGGCATGTCTAATTTATTATCCATGGCTTAATTATAGCACTTAAAACATAAAAACAAAACTAAAGCTTTTGGAATAATTTTTTGGTAAACGAAAAGAATATTAAAGGTGAAAAGCCAACGGTACCAGTAAAGTTTTTAGCTAAATAATGACTCTTTTACTCTTGCAAATAGGTTTAAAATGTGTATAATATAAAATACACGCATGGGGTATATGGGGTTATAGCTCAGCTGGTCAGAGCGCTACGTTGACATCGTAGAGGTCGTTGGTTCGAGCCCAATTAACCCCACCACAAGTTCATCCTGCGGTGTGCGTGTTTAAGCCTATTGTTTAAAACCTTCGTTATAAATACGGGAGCAATTGTCCTTCGAAAGGACGCCAGGCCTACTTGCATAGGAAGGCGGAGCTTCGAGGCGGTGCACCCACCTGCTAGAGCAGGTATTTAAACGGGCGAAACGGCACCTCGGGATCATGATTTAGCGGGATTGTGTAATGGCAGCACCTACGACTCTGACTCGTATTGTCTAGGTTCGAATCCTAGTCCCGCTGCCATGAAAAGGCCACTGGAAGAAATGTTTCAGCGGCTTTTTATTTTATTTAATTACATGTTTTGTCACTATAAAAATTTGATTTTAGTAGATAATTTAATTAGATTTTAAATTTTTCTTGCTATTTATAGATTTAGGATATAAATTGTATTTATTAAATATGTTAATATGCAAAAAATGGTGGAATTAATGAAGAAACCAAGACAAACAGACTTGCTGATGTCTAAATTAAGTAAAGACGACAAGCAGATCTATTTAGACTTGTTTAACAGAATAAATAGAGTAGTTAAGTTGCCGAGGAAATACAGGTTACGGCTTATAAATGATTTTGCTGCAGCTGCAATTTACTATACTAAAAAGGGTTTTACCACTGAAGACATATTAAATAAATTAGATGCCGATAAATTAGGTGAGTTTTACGTACAGTCTAATAGAAGGGAATGGTACCCTCTTGACAATGCAGCAAAGATATATCCGCTTTCAATGAGCCATGAAAAGATGTCTGTTTTTAGGCTGTCTGCATATTTAAATAGCGATATAGAACCTGCAATACTGCAGATGGCACTCAATTTTACGATCAAGCGTTTCCCATATTTCGCTATGACAATAAAAAAAGGTATTTTCTGGCATTATATAGAAGCAAGCAGCAGAAGATTTGGAATTAAAATAGAAAGTAAACTGCCATGTGCAACTATGAATATCGCCAGAAACAATGCACCTAACTTTAGGGTTATATATTATAATAACCGCATTTCTGTAGAGTTTTTTCATATACTTACAGATGCAACGGGTGGAATGGTGTTTTTAAAATCACTGGTCGCCGAGTATTTACATCTTTTAGGAGTAAATGTTTCAGCTGTAGACGGTGTGTTCGATATTGATGAAGAACCGAGAGAAGAAGAGTGGGCAAACGACTTTTTAAAAGCAGACAAAGCACATAAGCTAAAGGGATTCGGAGATAAACCAGCGCTTCAGATGGGCGGCAGGCTTTCCAGGCAGAGGCCGACTGAGATAGTTCATTTTGAGCTTAACAGCACTGAGTTAAAAAATGTTGCAAAGGCAAATAAAACTACTATAACAGGTTTTATATTAGCCTGCGTATTTTTAGCGGCTAAAGCTACAATTAAGCAAAGAAGGAGAACGCCTAAACGAAAACTCCAAATCCAAGTTCCGGTTAACATGAGGAAGTTTTATTCCTCGAATACTCTTAGAAATTTTTCGCTATACTGTGTTATAAGGTTAGGGTATAATGAAGTAAACGATTTTGCCGGCATGGTTAAAATCATAAATGAGCAGCTGGCAAAGAACGCAAGCAAATCTGAGCTGGATAAAACGCTTAATTTAGCAAACAGGCTGGTAAAAAGCCTAAGGTTTATTCCTTTGCTGGTAAAACAGCCCATAGCATACCTGATTTATTTATTTCTAGGAGATAAGGTCTTTACAACGACACTGTCTAATCTTGGTATCGTTACCGTGCCGGAGGAAATGAAAGATTACATTGAAAAGTTTGATTTCGTGTTATCTCCTCCGATAACCAACAGAAACGCCAGTACCATTACCACTTATAAAGACTTAACTATTATCTCTATTACGAAGATTACAAGAGACAAAAGGTTTGAGCAAGAGCTGTATAGGCTGCTTACTGATTTTGGTAACAAAATAAACGTTTATGGAAGCAGGATTCATGGACAAGAATAATACTTATCCTGATGTTAATAAAAAATCTTTTACGCTTTATGATATCCGCAACATTTTACTTTGGATACTTGTTGCAGGGTTGATTTCATGTGGCATAGTCAACCTATGTGTTGGTGGGAGGCCGTGGTTTTTATATGTCTTGGGCGCCGAAATAATATTTTTTGTTATTTTTGTATACCATCCGCTCGTAGACCACAGTTTTATACAAAAGTTTTTTTTAACAACCCTTTTAGTCTGTGCTTATCTTTTGATGATAGACTATTTAAACGGTAATGAAGGATGGTCCAGCCTTGTTGTACCTATAGTTTGTTTTAGTTCACTGATAGTTCTTGGCATTATGTTCTTTTTGTATTTTCAAAAGCAAAAACAAAATTTTGTTTCTATTTACACTTTGGTATTTGGGTCTATGATAGCAGTTATCATGGGTATCTTCGGGCTTTTTACAATAAACTGGCCTCTTATCGTGTTAGGGTCACTTGCACTTGCACTTTTTATCATAAGCATAGTAATTTTTCTAAAGCCTTTAAAGCGCGAGCTTAAAAAGAAATTTCATGTAAAATAAGTATTTAAAAGTATACCTGTTGTTAAAAGCTATTTGCTTTAAAACCTGCAATGGATACTTTTTTTTATTGATAAAATGTATTATAATTTATTTGTTGCGAATATTTTTAATCTTTAGACAAAGGGAAGTGAGAATTGTGGCAAAGGTAGTAATTGACGATAAAAAATGCAAAGGCTGCGGGTTATGCATCGATGTTTGCCCGAAGAAAATATTGGCCTTTGATAAGAGCCGTTTAAACGAAATTGGCTACCATCCTATAATGGTAACGAATATGGAAGAGTGCATCGGTTGTGCTATGTGCGCACGCATGTGCCCGGATGTGATTTTGGAGATATTTAAATAATTTTAAAAGGTGAATATATATGGCAAAGCAATTAATAAAAGGAAATGAGGCAATAGCAGAAGCGGCGATACAAGCTGGATGCAGGTTCTTTTTCGGTTATCCTATAACACCGCAGAACCAGATACCAGAATATATGTCTAAGCGTATGCCGCAGGTAGGGGGATGTTTTTTACAAGCAGAAAGCGAGGTTTCAGCCATAAATATGGTATACGGCGCATCGGGTGCCGGAGCCAGAGTTATGACTTCTTCGTCTTCTCCAGGGATCAGTTTAAAACAAGAAGGAATTTCATATATAGCATGTGCAGGGCTGCCCTGCGTTATAGTCAACATGGTACGAAGCGGGCCCGGTCTCGGTGGTATACTTCCGTCTCAGTCTGATTATTTTCAGGCTGTTAAAGGCGGTGGACATGGAGACTATAAACTTATAGTCTATGCGCCGGCATCTGTACAGGAAGCAGCAGACATGGTTATGCATGCGTTTGACGCATCGGATTTTTACCGTGTACCTGTTATGATTTTAGGTGACGGAATGATAGGGCAGATGATGGAACCTGTCGAGTTTAGGCAGCAAAAGAAAATGGATTTGCCTGAAAAGACATGGGCACTTACAGGATGGGATGGTAAATCTCGGGAAAGGGCGATAATAAATTCACTTCATATAGAGCCGCAAGAGATGTACGATGTATGCCTTGACATGAAGAAAATCTACGATGAAATAGAAAAAAACGAAACGGACTTTGAAGAGTATTTAATGGACGATGCCAGTATCTGCCTGGTAGCTTACGGCACTACGGCACGTATATGCAAAGTTGCCATAAACAGGGCAAGAGAACAAGGAATAAAAGCAGGGTTAATACGCCCAAAGACGCTTTGGCCGTTCCCGACAGAGCCGATAAGTGCAGCTGCTGATAAGGTGGATGCTTTTTTGGCAGTGGAAATGAGTATGGGGCAAATGGTAGAAGATGTTAAGATAGCGGTAAATGGCAAAAAACCGGTTAAGTTTTATGGAAAAACCGGCGGAGTTATACCGCATTATAAAGAAATATTGAATGAGATAATTGCGATAAAGGAGGGTAAGTAAATGGAAGCAGTATTTAAAAAGACAAATATGCTCACAGATGTGCCCTTTCATTATTGCCCGGGCTGTACCCACGGAATAGCCCACCGCCTGGTTGCAGAATGTATCGAAGAGCTTGATTTAAATGATAAGGCGATAGGCGTAGCACCTGTTGGCTGTGCTGTCTTTGCTTATAACTATTTTAACTGTGATATGGCAGAAGCATCTCATGGCAGAGCACCGGCAGTTGCAACCGGAATCAAACGCGTTCATCCGGATAAATTAGTATTTACTTATCAGGGAGATGGGGATCTAGCATCTATCGGAGCGGCCGAAATAGTACACGCCGCTGCACGCGGAGAGAAGATAACGGCTATATTTATAAACAACGCTATTTACGGAATGACCGGAGGGCAGATGGCGCCGACTACATTGGTAGGCCAGGTGACGACTACTTCTCCTTACGGAAGGCAAAAGGAGCACTGCGGGTCACCGATAAAAATGTCTGAAATGCTGGCCACTTTAGACGGTTCAGCTTATATAGAAAGAGTATCTTTACACGATGTTCCAAACATCATAAAGGCAAAAAAAGCAATAAAGAAGGCATTTGAAATGCAGATGGCAGGCAAGGGATTCACTATGGTAGAGATCCTTTCGACATGCCCGACAAACTGGGGCCTTCCACCTAAAGAAGCGCTTAAATGGCTTAAAGAAAATATGATTCCATATTATCCACTTGGCGCTAAAAAGGAGGCGGAATAGCCATGATTCACGAAATTATATGTGCCGGATTTGGCGGGCAAGGCGTTTTACTTATGGGGCAGCTTTTGGCATATGCTGGAATGTATGAGGGCAAGAACGTATCGTGGCTTCCATCTTATGGGCCAGAGATGCGCGGAGGAACT is part of the Eubacteriales bacterium genome and harbors:
- a CDS encoding thiamine pyrophosphate-dependent enzyme, with the translated sequence MEAVFKKTNMLTDVPFHYCPGCTHGIAHRLVAECIEELDLNDKAIGVAPVGCAVFAYNYFNCDMAEASHGRAPAVATGIKRVHPDKLVFTYQGDGDLASIGAAEIVHAAARGEKITAIFINNAIYGMTGGQMAPTTLVGQVTTTSPYGRQKEHCGSPIKMSEMLATLDGSAYIERVSLHDVPNIIKAKKAIKKAFEMQMAGKGFTMVEILSTCPTNWGLPPKEALKWLKENMIPYYPLGAKKEAE
- a CDS encoding 4Fe-4S binding protein; translation: MAKVVIDDKKCKGCGLCIDVCPKKILAFDKSRLNEIGYHPIMVTNMEECIGCAMCARMCPDVILEIFK
- a CDS encoding 3-methyl-2-oxobutanoate dehydrogenase subunit VorB, which codes for MAKQLIKGNEAIAEAAIQAGCRFFFGYPITPQNQIPEYMSKRMPQVGGCFLQAESEVSAINMVYGASGAGARVMTSSSSPGISLKQEGISYIACAGLPCVIVNMVRSGPGLGGILPSQSDYFQAVKGGGHGDYKLIVYAPASVQEAADMVMHAFDASDFYRVPVMILGDGMIGQMMEPVEFRQQKKMDLPEKTWALTGWDGKSRERAIINSLHIEPQEMYDVCLDMKKIYDEIEKNETDFEEYLMDDASICLVAYGTTARICKVAINRAREQGIKAGLIRPKTLWPFPTEPISAAADKVDAFLAVEMSMGQMVEDVKIAVNGKKPVKFYGKTGGVIPHYKEILNEIIAIKEGK
- a CDS encoding DUF6320 domain-containing protein; the protein is MEAGFMDKNNTYPDVNKKSFTLYDIRNILLWILVAGLISCGIVNLCVGGRPWFLYVLGAEIIFFVIFVYHPLVDHSFIQKFFLTTLLVCAYLLMIDYLNGNEGWSSLVVPIVCFSSLIVLGIMFFLYFQKQKQNFVSIYTLVFGSMIAVIMGIFGLFTINWPLIVLGSLALALFIISIVIFLKPLKRELKKKFHVK